One window of the Thermococcus sp. P6 genome contains the following:
- a CDS encoding peptidylprolyl isomerase: protein MEVQKGDVIKLHYTGKIRETGEVFDTTYEEVAKEAGIYSEKGIYGPVSIAVGAGHVLKGLDEALEGLEVGKKYEIVVPPEKGFGKRDPKLIKTFTLGQFRRQGISPFPGMPVEIETGGGRKLRGRVLTVSGGRVRVDFNHPYAGKHLVYEVEILEKIEDPIEKVRALIELRMPMVDKDKVIIEIGEKDVSVDFSQVAGEVDRNTLVLGEILLESDLKFIGYEEVTFRPGVEELLKPPGEEGETAEETEKPEEKDGEEKEESEGKEETGEPEVEGKEEGEESGE, encoded by the coding sequence ATGGAGGTTCAGAAGGGAGACGTCATAAAACTCCATTACACCGGGAAGATCAGGGAAACTGGTGAGGTGTTCGACACAACTTATGAGGAGGTCGCAAAGGAAGCCGGGATATACTCCGAGAAAGGCATCTACGGCCCGGTTTCCATAGCCGTCGGTGCAGGTCACGTTCTCAAGGGGCTGGACGAGGCTCTCGAAGGTCTCGAGGTGGGGAAGAAGTACGAGATAGTGGTTCCGCCCGAGAAGGGCTTTGGAAAACGCGATCCAAAGCTCATAAAGACGTTCACCCTCGGACAGTTCAGGAGGCAGGGAATAAGCCCCTTCCCGGGAATGCCCGTTGAGATAGAGACCGGGGGCGGAAGGAAGCTCCGGGGCAGGGTTCTGACGGTAAGCGGTGGCAGGGTGAGGGTGGACTTCAACCACCCCTACGCCGGAAAGCACCTCGTCTACGAGGTTGAGATCCTTGAAAAGATCGAGGACCCGATAGAGAAGGTCAGGGCCCTCATAGAGCTCCGCATGCCGATGGTGGATAAGGACAAGGTCATCATAGAGATAGGCGAGAAGGACGTTAGCGTTGACTTCTCCCAGGTGGCCGGAGAGGTTGACAGAAACACCCTCGTCCTAGGGGAGATCCTGCTCGAGAGCGACCTGAAGTTCATAGGCTACGAGGAGGTCACCTTCAGGCCGGGGGTGGAGGAACTCCTAAAACCGCCCGGAGAAGAGGGGGAGACCGCTGAGGAAACCGAAAAGCCGGAGGAGAAGGACGGCGAAGAGAAGGAAGAGAGCGAAGGGAAGGAAGAAACCGGGGAACCGGAAGTGGAAGGGAAGGAAGAAGGCGAGGAAAGCGGTGAGTGA
- the cysS gene encoding cysteine--tRNA ligase: MAIRVYNTLTRRKEEFRPIREGEVRMYVCGPTVYDYTHLGHARTYIAFDVIRRYLEHRGYTVLMVMNFTDIDDKIIRRARETGEDPRELAERFLRYFLEDMASLRVKPADVYPRVTEHIDDIIDFVRKLQEKGYAYEGSDGVYFEVGKFGDYGKLSGIRLEDLRKGARVEPGEGKKNPEDFALWKKAKPGEPKWESPWGEGRPGWHIECSTMSTKYLGESFDIHGGGNDLIFPHHENEIAQTEACTGHEWVRYWLHTGFLMVNGEKMSKSLGNFVTVREMLRRYDPEVIRLFVLQRHYRSPLDYTEEGMEHAKNNLERLYNTLENIRVAMKEADISFRWEKEEFEAYESIRNARKKFYEAMDDDFNTAEALKAVFEASTAVNRYLSDVERPKESILRKAMEFFKAVSEIFGLFEDYFRERKAENEEAFIELLVEVRSRLRRERNFELADEIRARLRELGIQLEDTPKGTVWKRIRV, encoded by the coding sequence ATGGCCATAAGGGTTTACAACACCTTAACCCGGAGGAAGGAGGAGTTCAGGCCGATCAGGGAAGGGGAGGTCAGGATGTACGTTTGCGGCCCGACGGTTTACGATTACACTCATCTCGGTCATGCCAGAACCTACATAGCCTTCGACGTTATCAGGAGGTACCTCGAGCACCGCGGTTACACCGTTCTGATGGTGATGAACTTCACGGACATAGACGATAAGATCATCCGGAGGGCGAGGGAAACGGGGGAGGATCCCAGGGAGCTCGCCGAGAGGTTCCTGCGCTACTTCCTCGAGGACATGGCTTCCCTGAGGGTTAAGCCGGCCGACGTCTACCCGCGCGTTACGGAGCACATCGATGACATCATAGACTTCGTGAGGAAACTTCAGGAGAAGGGCTACGCCTACGAGGGAAGCGACGGCGTTTACTTCGAGGTCGGGAAGTTCGGGGATTACGGAAAGCTCAGCGGGATAAGGCTCGAGGACCTGAGAAAGGGCGCCAGAGTGGAGCCCGGCGAGGGAAAGAAGAACCCCGAGGACTTTGCCCTCTGGAAGAAGGCCAAACCCGGTGAACCGAAGTGGGAGAGCCCGTGGGGGGAGGGAAGGCCCGGATGGCACATAGAGTGCTCAACCATGAGCACCAAGTACCTCGGTGAGAGCTTCGACATCCACGGCGGCGGCAACGACCTGATCTTTCCGCACCACGAGAACGAGATAGCCCAGACCGAAGCCTGCACGGGCCACGAGTGGGTAAGGTACTGGCTTCACACGGGCTTCCTGATGGTGAACGGGGAGAAGATGAGCAAGAGCCTCGGCAACTTCGTCACGGTAAGGGAGATGCTCAGGCGCTACGATCCCGAGGTGATAAGGCTCTTCGTCCTCCAGAGGCACTACCGCTCGCCCCTCGACTACACGGAGGAGGGCATGGAACACGCGAAGAACAACCTTGAGAGGCTTTACAACACCCTCGAAAACATCCGCGTGGCCATGAAGGAGGCGGATATTTCGTTCAGGTGGGAAAAGGAGGAGTTTGAGGCCTACGAATCCATAAGGAACGCGAGGAAAAAATTCTACGAGGCTATGGACGACGACTTCAACACTGCCGAAGCCCTGAAGGCCGTCTTCGAGGCGAGCACTGCCGTAAACAGGTACCTGAGCGACGTCGAAAGGCCCAAGGAGAGCATTCTGAGGAAGGCCATGGAGTTCTTTAAGGCTGTAAGCGAGATCTTCGGCCTCTTCGAGGACTACTTCCGGGAGCGGAAGGCGGAGAACGAGGAGGCCTTCATTGAGCTGCTCGTGGAGGTACGTTCCCGGCTCAGGAGGGAAAGGAACTTCGAGCTGGCGGACGAGATAAGGGCCAGACTCAGGGAGCTTGGAATCCAGCTTGAGGATACGCCAAAGGGGACGGTGTGGAAGCGTATCCGGGTGTGA
- a CDS encoding phosphoribosyltransferase yields MKKFPAYLASWEDIERWAKGGAWKVLEDGWKPDVVVGLARGGWVAARLYCDYLGVKDLVSLKVEHWGVTATPDGKAKLRYGSNYDLSGKKVLIVDDISDTGESLTLARNYVEGQRPSEIRVATLLTIKGSRFKPDYYGEEIEWAWIIFPWNFVEDMINLVNNLFEEKEVLTTEEIIGLFKELHGIVIPGERIEEALRMAERRNVFKFEGAGWRKA; encoded by the coding sequence ATGAAGAAGTTTCCGGCCTATCTCGCTTCTTGGGAGGACATAGAAAGGTGGGCAAAGGGAGGCGCCTGGAAGGTTCTGGAGGACGGCTGGAAGCCGGACGTTGTGGTGGGTCTCGCAAGGGGTGGCTGGGTCGCCGCGAGGCTCTACTGCGACTACCTCGGGGTAAAGGACCTCGTCAGTCTGAAGGTCGAGCACTGGGGGGTCACCGCCACCCCCGATGGAAAGGCAAAGCTGAGGTACGGCAGCAACTACGACCTCTCAGGAAAGAAGGTTCTGATAGTCGATGACATAAGCGACACGGGGGAGAGCCTGACCCTGGCCAGAAACTACGTGGAGGGCCAGAGACCATCGGAGATAAGGGTCGCAACGCTCCTCACCATAAAAGGCTCCCGTTTTAAGCCCGACTACTACGGCGAGGAGATAGAGTGGGCGTGGATAATCTTCCCATGGAACTTCGTCGAGGACATGATAAACCTCGTTAACAACCTCTTCGAGGAGAAGGAAGTCCTGACCACGGAGGAAATCATCGGGCTTTTCAAGGAGCTCCACGGGATAGTCATCCCGGGGGAGAGGATTGAAGAGGCCCTCCGCATGGCCGAGAGGAGAAACGTTTTTAAGTTCGAAGGGGCCGGCTGGCGTAAGGCCTGA
- a CDS encoding metal ABC transporter solute-binding protein, Zn/Mn family codes for MGEVVGTRAKSLVILLVLLGALPFAGASPEKPLVVATIAPIASIVEDAFGDSVEVVYLIPPGTDPHEYQLTASQIELLQRASVIVTTGGHLPVEKRISELKAEGTITAETLFIEDYERHGFRYLPEYWYNNKDNPHGVWLDPYNALAMAEATEGALEKVDPDRAEIYASGYQNFRDRVEAIVKAYRALVDANHTAVIQMPPDQYALEWLGIKAVASIKPEEEVPALGVEDLVPKAEGSDLIVYAVESPDQLKDAVKELSLKSGRPTAEIKVFWKDEPYTEVLIENSAAIIRALGGEAPQQKPVQRSDVTDYVLLSLVTGVLLGTIIGVILKK; via the coding sequence ATGGGGGAGGTGGTGGGAACGCGGGCGAAATCTCTGGTAATCCTCCTTGTCCTCCTTGGAGCCCTTCCCTTCGCGGGGGCCTCCCCTGAGAAGCCCTTAGTGGTTGCCACCATAGCTCCGATAGCTTCGATAGTCGAGGACGCCTTCGGCGACTCTGTGGAAGTTGTCTACCTGATCCCACCCGGAACCGATCCCCACGAGTACCAGCTCACGGCGAGCCAGATAGAGCTCCTCCAGAGGGCCAGTGTTATAGTTACAACGGGCGGCCACCTGCCCGTGGAGAAGAGGATATCCGAACTGAAGGCGGAGGGAACCATAACCGCTGAAACGCTCTTCATCGAGGACTACGAGCGCCATGGGTTCAGGTACCTTCCGGAGTACTGGTACAACAACAAGGACAACCCCCATGGCGTCTGGCTCGATCCCTACAACGCGCTGGCGATGGCGGAAGCCACGGAGGGAGCCCTTGAAAAGGTGGATCCCGATAGAGCGGAAATCTACGCCTCCGGTTATCAAAACTTCAGGGATAGAGTGGAGGCCATCGTAAAGGCTTACAGGGCGCTTGTGGATGCAAACCACACCGCCGTCATTCAGATGCCCCCGGATCAGTACGCTCTGGAGTGGCTCGGGATAAAGGCGGTTGCTTCGATAAAACCCGAGGAGGAGGTCCCGGCCTTAGGGGTGGAGGACCTCGTTCCCAAGGCGGAGGGATCGGACTTAATAGTCTACGCCGTGGAAAGCCCCGACCAGCTGAAAGACGCCGTCAAGGAGCTTTCACTCAAGAGCGGCAGGCCGACGGCTGAGATAAAGGTCTTCTGGAAGGACGAGCCCTACACCGAGGTGCTTATCGAGAACAGCGCGGCCATAATCAGAGCCCTCGGGGGAGAAGCCCCCCAGCAGAAACCCGTCCAGAGAAGCGACGTTACCGATTACGTCCTGCTCTCGCTCGTAACGGGCGTCCTTCTGGGAACCATCATAGGGGTCATCCTGAAGAAATGA
- a CDS encoding ABC transporter permease, translating to MDAGSVISILINSFMAMVPIVLTSVGAVWSERAGVVSIGYEGVLLMSAFFGAMVAEITGHATAGLIGGMLTGALLGMLHGILTVYLKGDHVIPGIGINLLGMGVVPFGIIAYWGTAGQHQVAVTLWSWDTRYGKVSPMVLVTVAIALVTWWVLFRTPLGLRVRAVGENPEAADALGINVEKYRFWSTVYGHTLAGLGGAYMSVAWLGIVQKTMSAGRGFIALANMVFSGWNPLTALLGGWLFGFFDTLATWLAPLHVVPGQFILMLPYVLTLIIVAGIIGKARPPKWDGKPYRRE from the coding sequence ATGGATGCAGGATCCGTGATCTCGATCCTGATAAACTCCTTCATGGCGATGGTGCCCATAGTGCTCACGAGCGTTGGTGCGGTCTGGAGCGAGAGGGCCGGTGTCGTCAGCATCGGCTACGAGGGAGTGCTCCTCATGAGCGCTTTCTTCGGGGCAATGGTAGCCGAGATCACCGGACACGCGACGGCCGGACTCATCGGAGGAATGCTGACCGGCGCCCTCTTAGGGATGCTCCACGGTATCCTGACGGTTTACCTCAAAGGTGACCACGTCATTCCGGGCATAGGAATCAACCTGCTCGGGATGGGCGTCGTTCCCTTCGGTATAATCGCCTACTGGGGAACGGCCGGCCAGCATCAGGTGGCGGTTACCCTGTGGAGCTGGGACACCAGATACGGAAAGGTAAGCCCCATGGTTCTCGTGACGGTGGCAATAGCGCTCGTAACGTGGTGGGTTCTATTCAGGACCCCCCTCGGCCTCCGCGTCAGGGCTGTCGGCGAGAATCCTGAAGCGGCCGATGCTCTCGGTATAAACGTCGAAAAGTACAGGTTCTGGTCAACCGTCTACGGGCACACTCTGGCGGGCCTTGGAGGGGCCTACATGAGCGTCGCATGGCTCGGGATCGTTCAGAAAACGATGTCGGCAGGAAGGGGCTTCATAGCACTGGCGAACATGGTGTTCAGCGGCTGGAACCCCCTCACCGCTCTGCTCGGTGGCTGGCTCTTCGGCTTCTTCGATACTCTGGCGACGTGGCTGGCACCCCTCCACGTGGTCCCGGGACAGTTCATCCTGATGCTGCCCTACGTGCTGACCCTCATAATCGTGGCGGGGATAATCGGAAAGGCCAGACCGCCGAAGTGGGATGGAAAACCCTACAGGAGGGAGTGA
- a CDS encoding ABC transporter permease gives MKNSGSDLIERLNLKPLIESLIAVLIGFLIGAIVLLAFNYSPLEAYYWLLVGALGSKDDIASTLSYATPIMMTALTFAISARTGIFNIGAEGSFYFGAIAAVIFTSIWGNMWFGLVMGMLLGALWSLPAAFLKVYRGVHEVISTIMLNWIAWFFVLWLVVGPYANPSDPNKTIRIPESARLPLIGNTDLSIAFVLAVVAAVLSYYLLWHTEFGFGMRASGINSRAARYGGVNPDRAVIWSFVIGGIMSGLGGAMKIMGEPPTYAISQGMANVYGFGFDGIGVALVGRNHPLGIIFAAVFFGMLRAGTSLMQARAMVPLEIIRVIQGIIVITVAIPGLYDLIKKSLRRGG, from the coding sequence ATGAAGAACTCAGGAAGTGATTTAATCGAGCGCCTTAACCTGAAACCGCTCATCGAGAGTCTGATAGCAGTTCTCATAGGCTTCCTGATAGGTGCGATAGTGCTTCTGGCCTTCAACTACAGCCCGTTAGAGGCCTACTACTGGCTCCTCGTGGGTGCCCTCGGATCGAAGGACGACATAGCCAGCACCCTCTCCTACGCAACGCCCATAATGATGACGGCACTGACCTTCGCCATAAGCGCCAGAACGGGGATCTTCAACATCGGTGCCGAGGGTTCCTTCTACTTCGGTGCCATAGCCGCGGTGATCTTCACCAGCATCTGGGGGAACATGTGGTTCGGCCTCGTGATGGGCATGCTCCTCGGCGCGCTCTGGAGCCTTCCCGCAGCCTTCCTCAAGGTCTACCGCGGCGTTCACGAGGTTATATCCACGATAATGCTCAACTGGATCGCGTGGTTCTTCGTCCTCTGGCTCGTCGTCGGCCCCTACGCCAACCCCAGCGATCCCAATAAGACGATAAGGATCCCTGAAAGCGCCAGACTGCCCCTGATAGGCAACACGGACCTTTCAATAGCCTTCGTGCTGGCGGTCGTGGCGGCGGTCCTTTCCTACTACCTCCTCTGGCACACGGAGTTCGGCTTCGGGATGAGGGCGAGCGGTATAAACTCGAGGGCCGCCAGATACGGCGGGGTTAACCCCGACAGGGCAGTGATATGGTCCTTCGTGATAGGTGGTATCATGAGCGGTCTCGGCGGGGCCATGAAGATAATGGGGGAACCCCCAACCTACGCCATAAGTCAGGGGATGGCAAACGTCTACGGCTTCGGTTTCGACGGAATAGGCGTGGCCCTTGTGGGAAGGAACCACCCCCTGGGCATAATCTTTGCGGCCGTATTCTTCGGGATGCTCCGGGCCGGAACCTCGCTCATGCAGGCCAGAGCCATGGTGCCCCTCGAGATCATCAGAGTCATACAGGGCATCATAGTTATCACCGTGGCCATTCCGGGACTGTACGACCTGATTAAGAAGAGCCTGAGGAGGGGAGGATGA